The Branchiostoma floridae strain S238N-H82 chromosome 1, Bfl_VNyyK, whole genome shotgun sequence sequence ataaagtcaaatatctgttacacaaaatgacacgtgtgttacacaaattgacccagtacTTCAGCAGGTTCCTCTGCATCTTCccttccctggaggctctgttgggaccagtcatgttgatggtgtcctgcaagttgtgaccgtctgtccatgcccccggtacaaattcgtcggtcctggcctggatctgccatCTTTAGATGATCTgttttgtctggactcagatgcacctttGTATTCATTCCAAATCTGGAGCGTGCGTCGATCGCGCTATCCATGTgggcattcgttatacggtcgttCATGGTGCGTTGGGTCTGCGCTGTAagtacgctatgtactcgcaataccgcgatatccgcgtatcaactgcgtataaagcgcaaacatatAGCGTCTTCATACCGCACTCGATTagcgtgggaccactgtattgcatattcatagcgttttggccaccaaactgcgttcgaacgatagttttgtgcatgccCAAAACTATCGGGCgtactgggcgtatatttttgtttgtctgcgtacttgaaactttctaaaaacgattcagatgcgtttgaggtgcgtcttgtgcgtgcggccgcgtatggaagaaattagtcaaaatgtaaaaaaatgtcaaaacggaactcatgtgGCTTGAACATaaacgcaggtgtgaccccaccttaacttCAGAGGGTCTGGATGTATTGCGATGATATTTCGGTGGATACGTCTTGGAGGACAAAGGCAGATTTCGACCTCCCGGCGGCTTCCTTGgaactacagcagaacttcagtttttgtatctattgtgctggacatgctatggtcttcatTCTTAACCACCTTatgatagcttttgatgttaTGAAAATGGCAACAAGTCCCCAAATAAGGGCGTCAATTAACGTTTCCAAAATTTCTTGGCGGTAAACGATGAGTGTTTCACACTTCTGACATGCGTACGTTAGTAAAGGTGGACGTCAACATATGACGTTATGAATCATGTAAATGtcgaagtcatttgcataaactttgCACAAATACTAAGTAATCAAAAGAGGTATGAGGCTCTTTGGTGAAGGGgatgtatatattttgatatcgtaccatatgcatgtttaaaaaaactcgTTGCTGTCGTAATTGTTTGACCTGGAGTAagttacattatacatgtactgctttACGGAAGAATTACgaagtatttgaaaaaaaataaatacatgtatgtagataaGACAACTTCAAAAGTTATTAGAAAACAATGCAATTTGGTTTGATGTCATACCATTTATTCGAGATCTATAAGCTGGATGTTGTCAGAAAGATAAAGAGATGAACACACCGATGTATTCTtgtatacttacatgtatacaagagTCGCTGATATATTCTCAAATATGATAATTTCAATCAGATCAAAAGATCATGTCGTCACCCGTGGTCACCATCAACATTGTACTTTTGTAAGAAACACCTATGGATAACTTCCTCAGTTCCAGTGCTAACAATGAGAACATTGTTGGAGACATTGAACTTTACTGGAAAATAGAACTAAACCTAATTATAATCAATAACCTACCCAATGTTAATGTAAGTGAAGTTAAGATCATTATCTGAAAACAAATACAGTATACCGTTTCATATAACATTTCATGATTGAAATTGGTAACGAGCAGAAGACTGCACGAATCCCATACACATGCAAGATTACCCTCAGTGACAGACACTTGTTATAAAATAATGATTATTCTCATAACATGAATGTAGATCCTATAATCGGCTGGCTACGGTGACCTAATGCCCTCTTCGTGCTTGCTTATTTGTgtaaaataacatgttttgtGGACTGGCCAacgaaaacaaacaagcaatcaGAAAACGGTAgaaatcagtaaaaaaaaacgccaCCCAGAAGGTCTGTACAGGACACTATCCAGGGTTTGAACTCAGGTTGCACGGCGCGATTGTACCTTATTTTCAGGCGAAGACTGCACTGCGAGTGTCGTGCACTGCGAGTGTCGTGTTTGGATCGATTTTGCTTACTGCTAGTTTTCTGGAATATTTAACATCAATATTAAAACATTAGAACAACAGCTTGTTTTAATCTATGTCGTACGTTAATTATGCAGACtgtaatgtaaaaaaacaacaacacacaaataaatccccaatagatcaaggaggttttatcattGATAGAACCGTTAAAGCCTCCTTGAATTTAGATCGACCACGAGGAAAGTATTCCTTTTTCTTCAATTCTGTGCACTTTTACGGGCCATGATGGCCGTACTGCCTACTTTGAAAAGAATTTTACCATCCACCGATGACGAATGACGCAGAAAATACTCCAAGACTGCCGACCTCATCTTGGGGTGAGCATAGACGTTCGACGTTTGCGTCATGAAGTCGAGAAGCAGTCTTCCCGCCTCCGAATCCTCCTTGTAACACTCGGCAAGGTTGACGTCATGCTCGTCCTCAGCGATGACGTAACTGATGCCGCTGGATTCGAGCGATCGCGTGACGTCACTAGAAGTGCGAAGACACGTCCTCAGACGATCGTTTCCATGTGGAAACCACTTCCAGACTTCATGGTACAGTTTCCCCATGCCTCTTTTGTCTGTAAATATACGTATGCTAGTATGGTTTAAGTGCGTAGAACTGGGAACTGGAATATCTAGAACATGGAAGCAATTTATTGAAAAGTGCTACTTTGTTCTCCAAATTTCAATACAACGTAATGCTTTCTCAGCATACCCGAAAGAATTTTGACAAACAGGTGGCCACCATCAACCAGTTGTTCCCACATGTTCCGCAAAGTGGCGTGGTGATCGTCCACATGGTACAGAACATGTACAGCATGGGCAAGGTCAAACTTCGTACCATCAGATTCAGAGAAATACTCTTCCGCTGTCTGTTGGCGCCAGTCAAACTTGACGGCACCGAGGCTCGTGTCTTGTTGCACCATAGCCTGGAGGATTATGATTGACATTTTAGGTGGGAAAGATGCCCATATACCCGGCTGTGTGGAACCGCAACACATTTACACATCACTAAATTACATTAATGACACGAACTCCTTGACGATTCTAGCATACCAGAATGTGGAAAATCGCTTTCCCTTCAAATAAATAATGTCAAATTGTATGCATGCATAATGATTTTTGAATATATGACACTTCAGGCGTCCAGTTTGGCTGTCAACGAACAGAGGGAATATTCCTAATTCACCCCTTACGGCGGCGTTATCAGAGCTTTTTGGCACACGAAGTAATAGGTGCAAAAATTTAACTGTACATATTCTAAGTCAGGTATTTCATATAAATATTTGGGTTGTTCTAGAGTTATATTCTGGTTTCTTGATGAAGTTCCTGACTAGTATATCACGTTAAGTTTATCACTATGTTTCTTGAATCGAACAAGAACAGGGCGAGGTACAAGTAGATGAGGGTTCCGATATATTTCCCAGACGAGTAACTCTACGTATCTCAACTTCCGATCCCAATATCGGACTGAGTATTGTGGCTATAGAAGTTCTGATCTTTCCACTTGGACATTCCTTGATTCCTTTGAAAATTCGATCCCTGCATTGTGCATTTATTTCCCTAAGTTTTCCCTGAGTCTGCTGCAGGAGCGAAGAACTCGGCAGATCTGcattatgcctaggttacacatagccgaatttggctcccgaatctctcccgactatggtttaggagtgattcgggagctagtcggctgtagtcggctggcgttcggctgagtcggatggtgttcggctggcgttcggctgagtcggctggtgttcggctgctccatccgaatgttttgaaatgttcaaaacattcggctctgaacggcaactctggaatgggtcggctggtgttcggcacggtcggctagtgttcggttggtgttcgggagtaagtcagcagtcaaattaaatcttaaccacgccataaacattactgatttactcccagcttgtttccaacttaccaatgattcaccccaagaccttagacaaatatctgctaactcattcccaagcaaaaagactattgccagaacgtagacgaatcactcccgaacttcacacgaccgacatccagccaaaaacaaaaagacccataaatgccgcactggatctaacgttatatgtgatctaaatttgatctcttggtgatgtttacaaatagaacaaaggacattcttgattaaaaacgaaaatgagcactcttttgaaaatcgctgattatgtctatttcaagtcgaaaaagggtcggcaatcggttggggatcagtcaggagtgattcggcagtctgcggctagaggtcgggatggttggtgataggttagttagcatttgggacacagtcgggagtaagtcatttactggtcgggaggtgttcgggacatgttcggcgctaaaaaataggcgtggcctaaactggtcagactactcccgaactactgccgacttgggtcggctaagagtcggctagtgttcgggagccaaagtcggctatgtatAACCTAGGCATTATGGTGTACAAATGCCTTCATGGCCTAGCACCCAAGTGACCCAACTACCTACTCAACACATTTCGTTTCAATAACCAAATCCACAGtcataacaccagacaagcacAACTCCTACATAAACCTAACTACACTTCAAGAGCTGGTCaacgcacatttgcatacagggcagctgaaatatataatacactTAAACCAGTGAGACAAAACAAGTAACTACTCTTAAAGCCTTCAAACAGTCTCTGATATCATAacactgacatctgacctctgaTCCCAATGACTGTTCAACTACCTTATGATTTTTGTGATCTTGGGTTGTTATTGTGTATGAGTTGTTATTAGTAAGTTGCGTATATGATTTACTGATCCAAATtggattattctttcttatgttcaGTCCTATTGATCAGGACAAATGgcactgacatctgacctctgaccgcaaTGACCGCACAATGACCttatgagtttgtgatcttgagttgtttttgttattaagtaCGAGTTAttattcttttgagttttcctaagttgcttgtatgatttacaaatccgaattggattattgctttgttatgttcaatcctatgttagtagttattttttgtactttgagttattattattgttatagggctcccttggaatccggaaatcagttactacgttaactgaagggactaccctaaagatcaataaataaataaatagataaataaagttcactacaataaagtagaataggtttcACCAAACTGTTAAACAAATCCATTGCAAGGGATATCTAAGGATTGGAgtttaatgattaatgataaaATGTTTCAATCTGAAGGAGGCTCATAGAGCTTCTAGTCTTAATTGTTTGATGGAGCGACTAAGAGAACCTAAGGGTGTGAAGTCATCCATAAGTAAGTGTAAAAGTTGGTTATATATATAGTTTAACCCTGAGATTTGTAAGGTAAGTGTTTTTTAATGACTGTTTGTCCATATTTGGAAAAGATCATTACCTTTATTTCGTTCTCATTGATCTACAGTTTCcagaaatgttcttttttttacaatacctTGAAGTCTCGCAGCATTTCTGCCGACGGTTCCACGACTCTGTTGTACACACTGCTGCGGCTTTGCATGATCTTCTTCAGGATAACGCAGTCCACTTCTCCTTCAAAAGGTAAAAACAGCAATATATGTTTCACGGTAGCTGTAATAACAGTGTCAGAGTGATGTCTGACAATGCGGTTGTACATACAATTAACAATACAACAGTCTGTTACTATATACTTCATTGGACACTCTGTGTTATGTACCAAGCTATATTCTACTCTTAGTATTTGAGTATTTACATGAAttattagccttcgggcatgattttgcaaataaaacactttaTATGATACCAATATCCTCACCTGATCCACTCCCGATACTGAGTACACGGACGTCGCCCCTATCCTGTCGCGGAGTCGGTACTGGAATGTTGTTCTCCAAAAACTCTTCGTAGAAGCGGGGCCGTGTCGTCTCAAACGCACCCACGTACACCTTGTAAGCGGCCCCCCATCGCACTGGGGAGTCCTTGATCAGCCTTCCGACTTTCAGCATTTTTCTAATATTACAGATTAAGGACACGCAGACTTTTGTCAGGACGAAATTCATATAATAAGGCAGAGGTCACAGCAGGGGCAGGAGGTAGTGGGCAAAGTCCGTATTGTATCAGTGGGGTTCAACTTCAAGGACTTCAAAACTGACCGTGCTAAACTGACCTTTCTACGGGAACCATCAATTAACCTCTGCCTTCCAAGCAGTGGTTGGGATCCactttgttttgacatttttaagGCATGTTTGTCAGGTTTCTTTTTGTCCATTAGCCCAAACGAAGAAAAAACATCTACCatccaagc is a genomic window containing:
- the LOC118414189 gene encoding histamine N-methyltransferase-like, which codes for MSIIILQAMVQQDTSLGAVKFDWRQQTAEEYFSESDGTKFDLAHAVHVLYHVDDHHATLRNMWEQLVDGGHLFVKILSDKRGMGKLYHEVWKWFPHGNDRLRTCLRTSSDVTRSLESSGISYVIAEDEHDVNLAECYKEDSEAGRLLLDFMTQTSNVYAHPKMRKLAVSKIDPNTTLAVHDTRSAVFA